In Corynebacterium aquilae DSM 44791, the genomic stretch CATGTGGCGGGAAGGGGAGTAGGACGCCGCCATGCGGGCACACACCCGACCCCACCGATCCAGCACCTTCAGCATCCGCTGCAACAGGGAATTACCGCTAAACGGCAGGAACTCGTGCTCGTCGACCAGCGCGTACAGGTGGCGGCGCAGCAGCACACCAATGCCACCGACGATGAGAACCGTCACGGAAATCATCAGCGGCACCGTCACACCGTGCCACAGGGCCAAATGCACGTGCGGCGTCGACGTCACAGCACCGACCATCGCATCCAAAGGCTCATCAAACGCGCCGAGGAAAAACACCGCGGGCAAAGACAACACGCCCGGCAGCGCGGCAGGCAGCCACAACGACACCGGAGCTTCCTTGACCTCCGACATGTCGCGCGGGCCGTCAACAAACGCACCCAGCACCAAACGCGCCGAATAGGTCATGGTGAGCACCGCACCAATACCGGCAGCCAACAGCAAGATGACCACGCCGGCATGCGGCAGGGGAGCTTCCTCAAACGCCTCAAGCATGCCCTCCTTGGACACGAACCCCAGCATCGGGGGCACCGCAGCCATCGACAGCACACCAAACATGACAGAGCCAAAAGTGAACGGCATCCTCGCCACCAGCGGGCCCAAACGGCGCACATCGCGCGAACCGGCCTGGTGGTCAATCACACCAATCAGCATGAACAGGCTGGACTTAAACAGCGCGTGCGCGGCGGTGTGCACCAACGCCGCAGCGAAAGCAAAAGGAGTACCCACACCAATGGTGGCCACAATCCACCCCAGGTGAGACACCGTCGAATAGGCCGTCAGCTTCTTCAAATCAGTCTTTTGAATAGCGAACAAGCTAGCCATCACCGCGGTCGTCATACCCACCGCAATGAGCATCACGTTCCACACATGATTGTCGTGGAACACAGTGGAGAAACGCAGCAGCAGATAAATACCAGCCTTCACCACCGCAGCAGCGTGCAGGAAGGCACTCACTGGGGTAGCGGCAGCCATCGCCTCAGGCAACCAGAAGTGGAACGGCAACTGCGCCGATTTGGTAAACGCCGCCAACGCAAACAGCACCGCCAACGCGGTGGCCAGCATCGGGCGCTGCACCCAAAACTGCGAATCGAGAATGCCCGACAAGCTGGTGGTGCCGGCGGCAGTCGCCGACGCCGCCAACGCGATCAACAGGAACAAACCACCGGTAAAGGTCAGGATCAACGTGCGGTAACTGCCGGCCTCGCCACCGGAACCAGCGCGCGCAATCAGCAGGAAGGAACCAATAGACACCAGCTCCCAAGCGATAAACAGCAACGCCACATCGTCGGCAAGCACCAACAACAGCACGCTGAGCATGAAGCCCGACATGATCACATAAAAGTTCCCGTTGCCATGCCCACGGCCCTTATGCAGGTAAGCCGCCGAGTAGGTGAACACCACCGCGCCCACGCACAGCGCCAACAACGCAAAAAATGCGCTCAACGCGTCGGCACGCACAGCAAAAGCCGCATCCATGCCGGGGGCGACGAAACTTTTCACCCACACCTGGCGGAATGTTTCCGCATTGCCATTGAGAATCTGCGGCATCTTCCGGAAAAGAATCACCGCCGCAGCAACATAGGTCAACGCGATCGGATAGCCGGCGCGCCGATCAAAAAGGGCAACAGCCAGCGGAGACAGCACGAAAGCAGCCCCCGCTAGGGCAAGGACGTAGAACACACTCACAGGAGAACCACACCTGACTCATCAGCACTCAACGATTTAAAACACATATGCCCCCTACGTTACCTGGCAAAACACGGTGTGCCTACTCGCTGAACAGTGATCAACCTCCTACATTCTTTAGAGTATGAGCCCCTCCCGCCCAAGCTATGCCCGCAGACTGATCATCGCCGCCGCTTTCCTCGCCCCCACCCTCGGGGGCGCAATCGCCACCCACGTGACCCACCAGGAGATTCACACCACCTGGAACACCAACCCGGAGCACGCCGTCGCGGCCCCCAGCCCGCTGGCAACCGACAGCACCCAACTCGTCGACGCTCGCCGCGCCGCCGGGCAAGCAGCCTCGCAGGCCGGCTTCCTCACTACCGGCACCAACGAGCTCAATGAGGGACTCAAACAGCTCAACGACAAAACCGAAGAACTAGCCAACGGCATCACCGAACTCGACGACGGTGCCAAACAGCTCAACGAAGGACTAGTCCAACTCCAGGCGGGAACCGGGCAGTTGGGCGACGGTGCGGTGCGCATCGCCGACGGAGTATCCAACGCCGTCGAACAAGTCCAAGGGCTGACCATGATCCAGGCTCAAGTCATCGGCGCAGTCGACAACATCGACCAGCAGCTAGCGCAGTCCCGTGATCCCCGCGCCCCCGAATGGCGCAAACAACTCGCACAGCTACGCACGGAAGCCGCAAAGCTCGGCATCAACGGCGACATGGCCGACCAACTCGACCAACTCCGCTCCGGCACCCGCGACCTCGCCAACCAGCTCGCCGTGCCCGGCTACGC encodes the following:
- a CDS encoding DUF4040 family protein; its protein translation is MSVFYVLALAGAAFVLSPLAVALFDRRAGYPIALTYVAAAVILFRKMPQILNGNAETFRQVWVKSFVAPGMDAAFAVRADALSAFFALLALCVGAVVFTYSAAYLHKGRGHGNGNFYVIMSGFMLSVLLLVLADDVALLFIAWELVSIGSFLLIARAGSGGEAGSYRTLILTFTGGLFLLIALAASATAAGTTSLSGILDSQFWVQRPMLATALAVLFALAAFTKSAQLPFHFWLPEAMAAATPVSAFLHAAAVVKAGIYLLLRFSTVFHDNHVWNVMLIAVGMTTAVMASLFAIQKTDLKKLTAYSTVSHLGWIVATIGVGTPFAFAAALVHTAAHALFKSSLFMLIGVIDHQAGSRDVRRLGPLVARMPFTFGSVMFGVLSMAAVPPMLGFVSKEGMLEAFEEAPLPHAGVVILLLAAGIGAVLTMTYSARLVLGAFVDGPRDMSEVKEAPVSLWLPAALPGVLSLPAVFFLGAFDEPLDAMVGAVTSTPHVHLALWHGVTVPLMISVTVLIVGGIGVLLRRHLYALVDEHEFLPFSGNSLLQRMLKVLDRWGRVCARMAASYSPSRHMTYPLLVVLALAAAVAVGPGIDGVAAAPRIAGQEQFGDAVALLIIALATVGIVMTRNRMFAVILLGVIGVGVTWQILLLGAPDVALTQFMVELLVVVVMMLVIRFQPASFKQSGKKRTLVTASLAVGMGFAAFGAVWFLMGRNERPELAMWYLNNAPEISGGDNIVNTILVEFRALDTMGELTVLGMAGVVIAAVVGSIPRHPFERGTNPPTWGLSGINSIPMMQLIRVLIPVLLLLSVMIFFRGHNSPGGGFIAALVAGAALMLNYLARPTDGPVLGKSVPLLLTGVGVLVALATGFAGMFHGSFLYAIHGHVLGEHLSSSMMFDVGVFMAVIGMLSLGINSLGGHQRPGAERDLLPFARDGRNPLPAHPVEEYRPHGYADSDGRHGARSLNGAQVRVSDDTPGHDADARSVK